Proteins from one Chaetodon auriga isolate fChaAug3 chromosome 19, fChaAug3.hap1, whole genome shotgun sequence genomic window:
- the c19h2orf42 gene encoding uncharacterized protein C2orf42 homolog isoform X1, translated as MEAEVTVSSSSSVVSSSTPHTSAIQTNLAAKQRDSRKTASTTPAFLSNLGRATLRGIRKCPQCGVYNGTRGLSCKNKACGISLRNAASVGRSSKKCSVEVVKVIIDSEERGLAGGSGGGVQVFSVCHRGRGATATQLGFVELVPTDTAIATGDGATLLTRINLGRCFMPSCRQGQRSNQGESESGVAGSKQSSDSLCIHIKQAIEGHSRATPLTLKSSVLEGLQASIQAREELWRLATESPGPLVQRVAKDTLVVKCHTDSQHPLGLLHLTVGAGGLSEVIKSERRSREQQQAIFHCACQLSSRRSKAGVDGAGGSANSHPPPGSSQPCLHFYACVCAFASDEKLAAEFAAFINYTPSGVQQSAASRVISPSEKPLQQAESLNSHPKTKKLRLDESLSVASTSGVGNEGVSASSLRKAGQRKAPGASGLKAPGSTQVVDERTVTMGFHQWLAGVTERIHQTMHYQSEGKPQPLVYHVPQEFFNALQHRLSLGSKKKRLPNFTTAFVRNDGLHLGSFSKYTWHITNVMQVKRIFDTPELPLELSQSFVKNADGSYSRFRCPEPPPEPELPEGFRTERPQAIRPMELRTFLKVGPGSADQKEAGPFVIEWIPDVLPRCQMGELRISFEFGHQQSGQPEHCEKTSLAEKGVRSKSDSGQPKLTKAVEILQVVV; from the exons ATGGAAGCTGAAGTGACGGTGTCCTCCTCATCCAGCGTGGTGTCATCCTCCACCCCTCACACCTCAGCCATCCAGACCAACCTGGCagcaaaacagagagacagcagaaagaCCGCATCCACGACCCCCGCCTTCCTCTCCAACCTGGGCAGGGCCACCCTGCGAGGCATTCGCAAGTGCCCGCAGTGTGGCGTCTACAACGGCACCCGCGGGCTCAGCTGCAAGAACAAGGCCTGTGGGATCTCCCTCAGaaatgctgcttcagtgggCAGGAGCAGCAAGAAGTGctcagtggaggtggtgaaAGTGATAATagacagtgaggagagaggcctGGCCGGTGGCTCAGGTGGAGgtgtgcaggtgttttcagtgtgtcatagaggaagaggagccacAGCTACGCAGCTGGGCTTTGTTGAACTTGTTCCCACCGATACTGCCATCGCGACAGGTGATGGAGCCACCCTGCTAACCCGCATCAACCTGGGCCGTTGCTTTATGCCGTCTTGCAggcagggtcagaggtcaaaccaGGGCGAGTCAGAATCGGGTGTTGCCGGGTCCAAGCAGTCGTCCGATAGCCTCTGCATCCACATCAAGCAAGCCATAGAGGGTCACAGCCGCGCAACCCCGCTAACCTTGAAGAGCTCCGTCTTGGAGGGGTTGCAGGCCTCCATCCAAGCCAGGGAGGAGCTGTGGAGGCTGGCCACAGAGTCTCCAGGGCCCCTGGTGCAGCGCGTCGCAAAAGACACCCTGGTGGTGAAGTGCCACACAGATTCCCAGCATCCTCTGGGGCTGCTGCACCTCACTGTCGGTGCAGGTGGACTGTCTGAAGTTAtaaagagtgagagaaggagcagagagcagcagcaggccatTTTCCACTGTGCCTGccagctgagcagcaggagaagtAAAGCTGGTGTTGATGGAGCGGGAGGATCCGCCAACTCTCACCCTCCTCCCGGCTCGTCACAACCCTGTCTTCACTTctacgcctgtgtgtgtgcctttgcaAGCGATGAGAAACTGGCTGCAGAGTTTGCTGCTTTCATCAACTACACCCCCAGCG GTGTGCAGCAGAGCGCTGCCAGCAGAGTGATTAGTCCCAGCGAGAAGCCTCTGCAGCAGGCCGAATCGCTCAACTCTCATcctaaaacaaagaaacttCGCCTGGATGAATCTCTCTCTG TGGCCTCTACCTCTGGGGTGGGGAATGAGGGAGTGTCAGCCTCCAGCCTGAGGAAAGCTGGTCAGAGGAAAGCCCCTGGTGCTAGTGGGCTGAAGGCTCCAG ggAGTACCCAGGTTGTGGATGAGCGCACAGTGACGATGGGCTTCCACCAGTGGCTGGCCGGCGTCACAGAGAGGATCCACCAGACTATGCACTACCAGTCTGAAG GGAAACCTCAGCCTCTGGTGTACCACGTTCCTCAGGAGTTCTTCAATGCTCTGCAGCACCGTCTGTCACTGGGCTCCAAGAAGAAGAGGCTTCCTAACTTCACAACAG CCTTTGTGAGAAATGATGGACTTCATCTCGGCTCGTTCTCCAAGTACACCTGGCACATCACCAACGTCATGCAGGTCAAACGCATCTTCGACACTCCAGAG CTGCCTCTGGAGCTCTCTCAGAGTTTTGTGAAGAACGCCGATGGCTCCTACTCGCGTTTCCGCTGCCCCGAGCCTCCGCCTGAGCCAGAGCTACCAGAGGGCTTCAGGACGGAGCGACCGCAGGCGATACGGCCGATGGAGCTCCGCACCTTCCTCAAAGTCG GACCAGGCTCAGCGGATCAGAAGGAGGCCGGGCCCTTCGTGATCGAGTGGATCCCGGACGTTCTCCCTCGCTGTCAGATGGGAGAGCTCAGGATCAGCTTTGAATTTGGCCACCAGCAGAGCGGCCAGCCGGAGCACTGTGAGAAGACGAGTTTGGCAGAGAAAGGAGTTCGTTCCAAGTCGGATTCAGGCCAACCCAAACTCACAAAGGCTGTTGAAATCCTTCAGGTGGTTGTGTGA
- the c19h2orf42 gene encoding uncharacterized protein C2orf42 homolog isoform X3, with protein sequence MEAEVTVSSSSSVVSSSTPHTSAIQTNLAAKQRDSRKTASTTPAFLSNLGRATLRGIRKCPQCGVYNGTRGLSCKNKACGISLRNAASVGRSSKKCSVEVVKVIIDSEERGLAGGSGGGVQVFSVCHRGRGATATQLGFVELVPTDTAIATGDGATLLTRINLGRCFMPSCRQGQRSNQGESESGVAGSKQSSDSLCIHIKQAIEGHSRATPLTLKSSVLEGLQASIQAREELWRLATESPGPLVQRVAKDTLVVKCHTDSQHPLGLLHLTVGAGGLSEVIKSERRSREQQQAIFHCACQLSSRRSKAGVDGAGGSANSHPPPGSSQPCLHFYACVCAFASDEKLAAEFAAFINYTPSGVQQSAASRVISPSEKPLQQAESLNSHPKTKKLRLDESLSGSTQVVDERTVTMGFHQWLAGVTERIHQTMHYQSEGKPQPLVYHVPQEFFNALQHRLSLGSKKKRLPNFTTAFVRNDGLHLGSFSKYTWHITNVMQVKRIFDTPELPLELSQSFVKNADGSYSRFRCPEPPPEPELPEGFRTERPQAIRPMELRTFLKVGPGSADQKEAGPFVIEWIPDVLPRCQMGELRISFEFGHQQSGQPEHCEKTSLAEKGVRSKSDSGQPKLTKAVEILQVVV encoded by the exons ATGGAAGCTGAAGTGACGGTGTCCTCCTCATCCAGCGTGGTGTCATCCTCCACCCCTCACACCTCAGCCATCCAGACCAACCTGGCagcaaaacagagagacagcagaaagaCCGCATCCACGACCCCCGCCTTCCTCTCCAACCTGGGCAGGGCCACCCTGCGAGGCATTCGCAAGTGCCCGCAGTGTGGCGTCTACAACGGCACCCGCGGGCTCAGCTGCAAGAACAAGGCCTGTGGGATCTCCCTCAGaaatgctgcttcagtgggCAGGAGCAGCAAGAAGTGctcagtggaggtggtgaaAGTGATAATagacagtgaggagagaggcctGGCCGGTGGCTCAGGTGGAGgtgtgcaggtgttttcagtgtgtcatagaggaagaggagccacAGCTACGCAGCTGGGCTTTGTTGAACTTGTTCCCACCGATACTGCCATCGCGACAGGTGATGGAGCCACCCTGCTAACCCGCATCAACCTGGGCCGTTGCTTTATGCCGTCTTGCAggcagggtcagaggtcaaaccaGGGCGAGTCAGAATCGGGTGTTGCCGGGTCCAAGCAGTCGTCCGATAGCCTCTGCATCCACATCAAGCAAGCCATAGAGGGTCACAGCCGCGCAACCCCGCTAACCTTGAAGAGCTCCGTCTTGGAGGGGTTGCAGGCCTCCATCCAAGCCAGGGAGGAGCTGTGGAGGCTGGCCACAGAGTCTCCAGGGCCCCTGGTGCAGCGCGTCGCAAAAGACACCCTGGTGGTGAAGTGCCACACAGATTCCCAGCATCCTCTGGGGCTGCTGCACCTCACTGTCGGTGCAGGTGGACTGTCTGAAGTTAtaaagagtgagagaaggagcagagagcagcagcaggccatTTTCCACTGTGCCTGccagctgagcagcaggagaagtAAAGCTGGTGTTGATGGAGCGGGAGGATCCGCCAACTCTCACCCTCCTCCCGGCTCGTCACAACCCTGTCTTCACTTctacgcctgtgtgtgtgcctttgcaAGCGATGAGAAACTGGCTGCAGAGTTTGCTGCTTTCATCAACTACACCCCCAGCG GTGTGCAGCAGAGCGCTGCCAGCAGAGTGATTAGTCCCAGCGAGAAGCCTCTGCAGCAGGCCGAATCGCTCAACTCTCATcctaaaacaaagaaacttCGCCTGGATGAATCTCTCTCTG ggAGTACCCAGGTTGTGGATGAGCGCACAGTGACGATGGGCTTCCACCAGTGGCTGGCCGGCGTCACAGAGAGGATCCACCAGACTATGCACTACCAGTCTGAAG GGAAACCTCAGCCTCTGGTGTACCACGTTCCTCAGGAGTTCTTCAATGCTCTGCAGCACCGTCTGTCACTGGGCTCCAAGAAGAAGAGGCTTCCTAACTTCACAACAG CCTTTGTGAGAAATGATGGACTTCATCTCGGCTCGTTCTCCAAGTACACCTGGCACATCACCAACGTCATGCAGGTCAAACGCATCTTCGACACTCCAGAG CTGCCTCTGGAGCTCTCTCAGAGTTTTGTGAAGAACGCCGATGGCTCCTACTCGCGTTTCCGCTGCCCCGAGCCTCCGCCTGAGCCAGAGCTACCAGAGGGCTTCAGGACGGAGCGACCGCAGGCGATACGGCCGATGGAGCTCCGCACCTTCCTCAAAGTCG GACCAGGCTCAGCGGATCAGAAGGAGGCCGGGCCCTTCGTGATCGAGTGGATCCCGGACGTTCTCCCTCGCTGTCAGATGGGAGAGCTCAGGATCAGCTTTGAATTTGGCCACCAGCAGAGCGGCCAGCCGGAGCACTGTGAGAAGACGAGTTTGGCAGAGAAAGGAGTTCGTTCCAAGTCGGATTCAGGCCAACCCAAACTCACAAAGGCTGTTGAAATCCTTCAGGTGGTTGTGTGA
- the c19h2orf42 gene encoding uncharacterized protein C2orf42 homolog isoform X2, with protein sequence MEAEVTVSSSSSVVSSSTPHTSAIQTNLAAKQRDSRKTASTTPAFLSNLGRATLRGIRKCPQCGVYNGTRGLSCKNKACGISLRNAASVGRSSKKCSVEVVKVIIDSEERGLAGGSGGGVQVFSVCHRGRGATATQLGFVELVPTDTAIATGDGATLLTRINLGRCFMPSCRQGQRSNQGESESGVAGSKQSSDSLCIHIKQAIEGHSRATPLTLKSSVLEGLQASIQAREELWRLATESPGPLVQRVAKDTLVVKCHTDSQHPLGLLHLTVGAGGLSEVIKSERRSREQQQAIFHCACQLSSRRSKAGVDGAGGSANSHPPPGSSQPCLHFYACVCAFASDEKLAAEFAAFINYTPSGTITEVLRVQQSAASRVISPSEKPLQQAESLNSHPKTKKLRLDESLSGSTQVVDERTVTMGFHQWLAGVTERIHQTMHYQSEGKPQPLVYHVPQEFFNALQHRLSLGSKKKRLPNFTTAFVRNDGLHLGSFSKYTWHITNVMQVKRIFDTPELPLELSQSFVKNADGSYSRFRCPEPPPEPELPEGFRTERPQAIRPMELRTFLKVGPGSADQKEAGPFVIEWIPDVLPRCQMGELRISFEFGHQQSGQPEHCEKTSLAEKGVRSKSDSGQPKLTKAVEILQVVV encoded by the exons ATGGAAGCTGAAGTGACGGTGTCCTCCTCATCCAGCGTGGTGTCATCCTCCACCCCTCACACCTCAGCCATCCAGACCAACCTGGCagcaaaacagagagacagcagaaagaCCGCATCCACGACCCCCGCCTTCCTCTCCAACCTGGGCAGGGCCACCCTGCGAGGCATTCGCAAGTGCCCGCAGTGTGGCGTCTACAACGGCACCCGCGGGCTCAGCTGCAAGAACAAGGCCTGTGGGATCTCCCTCAGaaatgctgcttcagtgggCAGGAGCAGCAAGAAGTGctcagtggaggtggtgaaAGTGATAATagacagtgaggagagaggcctGGCCGGTGGCTCAGGTGGAGgtgtgcaggtgttttcagtgtgtcatagaggaagaggagccacAGCTACGCAGCTGGGCTTTGTTGAACTTGTTCCCACCGATACTGCCATCGCGACAGGTGATGGAGCCACCCTGCTAACCCGCATCAACCTGGGCCGTTGCTTTATGCCGTCTTGCAggcagggtcagaggtcaaaccaGGGCGAGTCAGAATCGGGTGTTGCCGGGTCCAAGCAGTCGTCCGATAGCCTCTGCATCCACATCAAGCAAGCCATAGAGGGTCACAGCCGCGCAACCCCGCTAACCTTGAAGAGCTCCGTCTTGGAGGGGTTGCAGGCCTCCATCCAAGCCAGGGAGGAGCTGTGGAGGCTGGCCACAGAGTCTCCAGGGCCCCTGGTGCAGCGCGTCGCAAAAGACACCCTGGTGGTGAAGTGCCACACAGATTCCCAGCATCCTCTGGGGCTGCTGCACCTCACTGTCGGTGCAGGTGGACTGTCTGAAGTTAtaaagagtgagagaaggagcagagagcagcagcaggccatTTTCCACTGTGCCTGccagctgagcagcaggagaagtAAAGCTGGTGTTGATGGAGCGGGAGGATCCGCCAACTCTCACCCTCCTCCCGGCTCGTCACAACCCTGTCTTCACTTctacgcctgtgtgtgtgcctttgcaAGCGATGAGAAACTGGCTGCAGAGTTTGCTGCTTTCATCAACTACACCCCCAGCGGTACCATTACTGAAGTTCTCC GTGTGCAGCAGAGCGCTGCCAGCAGAGTGATTAGTCCCAGCGAGAAGCCTCTGCAGCAGGCCGAATCGCTCAACTCTCATcctaaaacaaagaaacttCGCCTGGATGAATCTCTCTCTG ggAGTACCCAGGTTGTGGATGAGCGCACAGTGACGATGGGCTTCCACCAGTGGCTGGCCGGCGTCACAGAGAGGATCCACCAGACTATGCACTACCAGTCTGAAG GGAAACCTCAGCCTCTGGTGTACCACGTTCCTCAGGAGTTCTTCAATGCTCTGCAGCACCGTCTGTCACTGGGCTCCAAGAAGAAGAGGCTTCCTAACTTCACAACAG CCTTTGTGAGAAATGATGGACTTCATCTCGGCTCGTTCTCCAAGTACACCTGGCACATCACCAACGTCATGCAGGTCAAACGCATCTTCGACACTCCAGAG CTGCCTCTGGAGCTCTCTCAGAGTTTTGTGAAGAACGCCGATGGCTCCTACTCGCGTTTCCGCTGCCCCGAGCCTCCGCCTGAGCCAGAGCTACCAGAGGGCTTCAGGACGGAGCGACCGCAGGCGATACGGCCGATGGAGCTCCGCACCTTCCTCAAAGTCG GACCAGGCTCAGCGGATCAGAAGGAGGCCGGGCCCTTCGTGATCGAGTGGATCCCGGACGTTCTCCCTCGCTGTCAGATGGGAGAGCTCAGGATCAGCTTTGAATTTGGCCACCAGCAGAGCGGCCAGCCGGAGCACTGTGAGAAGACGAGTTTGGCAGAGAAAGGAGTTCGTTCCAAGTCGGATTCAGGCCAACCCAAACTCACAAAGGCTGTTGAAATCCTTCAGGTGGTTGTGTGA